In Oxalobacteraceae bacterium OTU3CINTB1, the sequence GGTGGTGAAATTGGTGAATGACATGCTGTACGTGCCGCCGACCTTCGCATCCATCTGGTGGACCTTGCCGGTGAAGCCAAACGGCGGCAGCCATTTGGCCATGGCGTCCGGGTTCAGGAAGGCGCGATAAACGCGGTCCGGCGTGGACTTGAGGACGCGATGCAGTTGCACGGTGTTAGTGGTCATAATCGATGCTCCTGAAAGAAGTAGAGGACAGCCCTCAGATCATACGACGAACGGCAAACGGTCGATTCGACATCGTCCCGCATATTTTTTCAGGCGTCGTAACGCGTCAACAACGGCGTTGCGCCTGCTACCCGCCCAACGTGATGGCCCGGCCCCGCGCCTTGGCGAGGTACAGGCCGGCGTCGGCGCGGCGCAGCATGGCCTCGATGGTGTCCGATTCCGACAGGCGCATGGCGATGCCGGCGCTGTACGACAGCTCGAAATCCAGGGTCGGCAACACATAGTCGGCCAGCCACTCGCGCAGGCGGCGGTCGTAGGCCTGGACGGCGGCGATGTCGGCGCGGTTGAGCAGCACACAAAATTCCTCGCCGCCGTAGCGGCAGAAGACGTCGCCGGTGCGGCTGACCGCCCGCAGCGCCGCCGCGAAGCGCTGCAGCGCGCGGTCGCCGGCGGCGTGGCCGCGCGTGTCGTTGAGTTGCTTGAAGTGGTCGAGATCGAGCATCAGCACCCCCATCGGCTGCCGGTAGCGCACGCTGATCGCCAGGTCGATGCCGGCCTGCGCCAGCCAGGCGCGGCGGTTAAGGGCGCCGGTGAGGCCGTCGACCGTGGCCAAGCGCTCGAGTTCGCGCGCGGCCTCGTCGCGGTGGGCCAGCAGGATGGCCGCCAGCGACAGCACCACCGTGATGTTGGCCACCAGCGCGAACACCAGGTTGACCAGGTGCGGCGCGAAGAAATGCGGGAAGTCGGCCGTGTAGAAGGCGCCCAGCGCGCCGCGCCAGGCCGTCACCACCATTTGCGCCAGCAGCGAGATCACCAGCAACCAGCGCCAGCGGCCGACCGGCGCCTGCGGCCGGCGGCACAGCGCCATGACCACCATCGCCATCTGCAGGGTCAGCAGGCCGTTGGCCCAGCCGACGCGGAAGGCGTAGCTCGAAAAGCCGGCGCCGTAGCCGAGCGTCAGCAGCACGGCGATGATGGCCGGCGCGCGCGCGGTGGCCTGGCGGCCGCACCACAAGTCGAAAGCGACCGCGTTGAACGCCATGCCGCCGGCGATGCAGCCCATCGACAAGGTCGACAGCAAGCGGTCCAGCCAGCCACCCGGTTCGCACAGGCTCGACAGCAGCAACAGCACCCAGCCGGCCGTCTGCAAGACGATGCCGACCTGCGCGCGCCGTGCCGGCCGGTTGACGTGCCCCATGAAATACGGCAAAGCGACCGCCATCGTCAACATGTTGAGCGTCATGGCGATGAGCAAGGTGGAAACGTCGATGTGCATGAAAAACCACGGGAGAGCGTGGCTGGGGGCGGCACGCGGGCCGATAGTATAACGCACAACCATCTGTTCCATCAGACAACTTTATGGGCATTGACACAACTAAATATCGGCGTTGCGTCTTGCGCGTGGGAACAGAAGGCCGAGCTCGGCTACACTGCGGTCTGCGCTTACCACTAAAGGAATTATCGATGGAAAATTTCCCGGAGTTGCTCGACACGCTGACGCAGCAGGAAAAGGAATTGCAATTCACCGCGTTCGGCAGCGATACCGCGCTGGCGCTGGGCTTGAAGGTGGTCGAGCTGGCCAAGGACAGGCAGAAAATCGTGACGGTCAACATCACCGTCAACGGCAAGGTGCTGTTTCACCACGCGATGCAGGGCGCCTCGGCCGACCAGGCCGACTGGATACGCCGCAAGAACAACGTGGTGGAGCGCTTCGGCCGCTGCTCGTTCTTCATCGGCATCGACCATAAGCATCGCGGCGTGGCGTTCGACGAGATCAAGTATCTCGATCCGGCCGACTACGCGGCCCACGGCGGCGCGTTCCCGATCACGATCAGGAACGTCGGCATGATCGGCACGGTGACGGTGTCGGGCCTGCGCCAGGCCGAAGACCACGCGATCGCCGTCGAGGCGCTGCGCGCGGTGCTGGTATAAATCAGTAGTGTGGCGGCGGCTCGTGCGCGAGCGCGCCGCCGCTGTTGCCTTGTGCCTGGTCGCGCATATGCTGGACCAGCGCGGCGCACATCTGCTCGAGCTTGTCGATCTGCTGTTGCTGTTCGTAGACGCGCTGGTTGAGCGACTCCACGATGTATTCCTGGTGCGCCAGTTTGGTTTCGATATCGATGAAGCGGTCTTCGGTGTTACCCACGGCATACTCCCTGCTGGAAAGCATGCATTCTAACCGCCCCGCCGCTTATTTCAGATAGACGCCCCCGCACAGCACCATATCGTCTTCCGGCACGCAGTACATGCTCTTCGGTTCGATCTTGCCGTTGGTCGGGTTGGTGAACTTGTAATCCTGCCAGAACGGCTTTTTCTTCTTGGCCAGCTCGATGCGCTCCTTGATGAAGAATTTGCCGTCGACGTCGCGGATTTCCATCAAGTTCTTGCCGATCATCTTGGGATTGGCGCCGTGCGTGCGCACCGTACCGTCGAGACCGTAAATCACCAGATACAGGTCGCGATCGACGAACTGGCCGTCCTTCTTGCCGATCTCGGCGTAGGTTTTCTCGTTGCCGTTGGCCTTCCAGTATTTCAAGCCCTTGGCCACCATGGCCTCGGCTTCCGCCTTGGTGGCGAATTCCTCGGCCTGGGCTGCGGGCAAGAGCGCGCAGGAGAGCAGCAAAGCAGCGATAAGTCGGATACGCAAGATGTCACCTCCGGAAGCAGTCGGACCAAAGCGGTCGGCAAATCGATGCTAGCACATTGCTCGTGGACAACGCGCGCCTATTGATGGTTTACGGCTTCACTTCCGGCTTGGGTGTGGTTAAAAGTTCCTTCATCCTTGCCAGCCGCTCCTTGGGCGTGATGATCTCGGATTCGACCGGCACGGCGGTGCCGACGTCCAGTTCCATTTCCTTGATGAAGCGTGAAGGGTCGCAATGGACCTGCTCGCCGCCGCGCTTGCGCTTCTTGCACCACGTGATCTGCAAGGTGCGCTGGGCGCGCGTGATGCCGACGTACATCAAACGCCGCTCCTCCTGCACGCGGGCGGCGATGGTCTCGGCCGGCGCGTCCGGATCGCCCTTGTGCGGCAGGATGCCCTCCTCGACGCCGACCAGGAACACGTGCGGATACTCCAGCCCCTTGGACGCGTGCAGGGTCGACATGCGCACCGCGTCCGGATCCTCGTCCTGGCCCTCCAGCATCGACATCAGCGCCACCATCTGCGTCAGCTCCAGCACGTTCTTTTCGTCGCCGTCGCGGTCCTTGCCGCCACGGCCGCGCTCCTTGAGCCAGTTGGTGAACTCCAGCACGTTCTGCCACTTGCCCTGGGCCGCGCGCTCGTCGAACATGTCGTACAGGTAGGACTCGTAATTGATCGCCTCCAGCAGGTCGTCCAGCACCTGGGCGGCATTGTCGCCGCTCCCGCTCGGACCGGGACGGCTGGCGCGCGACTCGAGGTTGTTGATGAAGTTGCAGAAGTCGCGCAGCGGTCCCAGCTGGCGATCGTTGAGCAGGGCTTCGATGCCGCCCTTGAACACGGCCTCGAACAGCGAGCACTGCCACTGGCCCGAGAAGGTGCCCAGCGTTTCCATGGTCGACTGGCCGACGCCGCGCCGGGGCGTGGTCACGGCGCGGATGAAGGCCGGATCGTCGTCGGTGTTGGCCAGCAGGCGCAGGTAGCTGATGATGTCCTTGATCTCGGCCTTGTCGAAGAAGCTTTGGCCGCCGGAAATCGTGTACGGTATGCGTTCCTTGCGCAGGCTTTGCTCGATGATGCGGGCCTGGTGGTTGCCCCGGTACAGGATGGCGTAGTCGGACCACTTGTTCTTGCGCTGGAAATGGTCGGCCGAGATCATGATGGCCACCTGCTCGGCCTCCTGGTCGTCGTTGGCCATGCCGAGCACGTTGATCGGCTCGCCCAGGCCGTGTTCCGACCACAGCGACTTCTCGAACAGCTTGGGATTGTTGCCGATCACCGCGTTGGCCGCTTGCAGGATGCGGGTGGTCGAGCGGTAGTTCTGCTCCAGCTTGATCACCTGCAAGTCGGGGAAGTCGGTCTGCAGGGTCTTCAGGTTTTCGACCGACGCGCCGCGCCATGCGTAGATGGCCTGGTCGTCGTCGCCCACGGCGGTGAACATCGGCTTCTTGCCGATGCCGGTCACCATCAGCTTGACCAGCTCGTACTGGCAGGTGTTGGTGTCCTGGTACTCGTCCATCAGCAGGTAACGCAGGCGGCGCTGCCACTTGTCGCGCACCGGCTCGTTGCTGCGGAACAGTTCCACCGG encodes:
- a CDS encoding heme-degrading domain-containing protein; the protein is MENFPELLDTLTQQEKELQFTAFGSDTALALGLKVVELAKDRQKIVTVNITVNGKVLFHHAMQGASADQADWIRRKNNVVERFGRCSFFIGIDHKHRGVAFDEIKYLDPADYAAHGGAFPITIRNVGMIGTVTVSGLRQAEDHAIAVEALRAVLV
- a CDS encoding cache domain-containing protein; the encoded protein is MRIRLIAALLLSCALLPAAQAEEFATKAEAEAMVAKGLKYWKANGNEKTYAEIGKKDGQFVDRDLYLVIYGLDGTVRTHGANPKMIGKNLMEIRDVDGKFFIKERIELAKKKKPFWQDYKFTNPTNGKIEPKSMYCVPEDDMVLCGGVYLK
- a CDS encoding UvrD-helicase domain-containing protein; translation: MSKAPQFGLNVPQSEAVTYLDGPCLVLAGAGSGKTRVITQKIAHLIEDRGYDPRTIAALTFTNKAALEMQERIAKLLKQPKQAKQLTVSTFHSLGVKILRQEANGVGLKDRFSIMDSDDCGSLIQDLAITTDKQVVRRIQTDISLWKNGLVDPMIALQQAKDEDEAQSARIYASYVATLSAYQAVDFDDLIRLPVELFRSNEPVRDKWQRRLRYLLMDEYQDTNTCQYELVKLMVTGIGKKPMFTAVGDDDQAIYAWRGASVENLKTLQTDFPDLQVIKLEQNYRSTTRILQAANAVIGNNPKLFEKSLWSEHGLGEPINVLGMANDDQEAEQVAIMISADHFQRKNKWSDYAILYRGNHQARIIEQSLRKERIPYTISGGQSFFDKAEIKDIISYLRLLANTDDDPAFIRAVTTPRRGVGQSTMETLGTFSGQWQCSLFEAVFKGGIEALLNDRQLGPLRDFCNFINNLESRASRPGPSGSGDNAAQVLDDLLEAINYESYLYDMFDERAAQGKWQNVLEFTNWLKERGRGGKDRDGDEKNVLELTQMVALMSMLEGQDEDPDAVRMSTLHASKGLEYPHVFLVGVEEGILPHKGDPDAPAETIAARVQEERRLMYVGITRAQRTLQITWCKKRKRGGEQVHCDPSRFIKEMELDVGTAVPVESEIITPKERLARMKELLTTPKPEVKP
- a CDS encoding GGDEF domain-containing protein — its product is MHIDVSTLLIAMTLNMLTMAVALPYFMGHVNRPARRAQVGIVLQTAGWVLLLLSSLCEPGGWLDRLLSTLSMGCIAGGMAFNAVAFDLWCGRQATARAPAIIAVLLTLGYGAGFSSYAFRVGWANGLLTLQMAMVVMALCRRPQAPVGRWRWLLVISLLAQMVVTAWRGALGAFYTADFPHFFAPHLVNLVFALVANITVVLSLAAILLAHRDEAARELERLATVDGLTGALNRRAWLAQAGIDLAISVRYRQPMGVLMLDLDHFKQLNDTRGHAAGDRALQRFAAALRAVSRTGDVFCRYGGEEFCVLLNRADIAAVQAYDRRLREWLADYVLPTLDFELSYSAGIAMRLSESDTIEAMLRRADAGLYLAKARGRAITLGG
- a CDS encoding SlyX family protein, with amino-acid sequence MGNTEDRFIDIETKLAHQEYIVESLNQRVYEQQQQIDKLEQMCAALVQHMRDQAQGNSGGALAHEPPPHY